One Amblyomma americanum isolate KBUSLIRL-KWMA chromosome 8, ASM5285725v1, whole genome shotgun sequence DNA window includes the following coding sequences:
- the LOC144101684 gene encoding uncharacterized protein LOC144101684 codes for MAEDGLCDYAIYDSLYADDMNKLSGSARLEPEVDAFLSAANDYKRTTLGVGFAFQHLKEVEKDLQETSPSPLKAFWERDVFHAGIIDTPAEVLGQKMKQAILTLKIIDGLLNSQRALGHRALSVLAGPNPEQDWSVFLAERFKEARFTPDLVIMIGHYRFGDNTLKNCAVMPPTRHPDVELPDDIFNEYCFDLSVGGFALRELHTRNVSSRGFLSVTMKGRWTEPEQGQRTDFFARCKHNPDAESFGSYTEVCRHSRYVANLKYVPEHYAMLTSLDTRARVFTYDNERGISAKLCRVKSEELDVNYGIAAFDVDYDDYSNMCGSINKFGRHSRLKTLRRIVDYYRRLTSSDFAEPSCMAVVP; via the exons ATGGCGGAGGACGGTCTGTGCGACTACGCCATCTATGACTCGCTTTACGCTGACGATATGAACAAGCTGAGTGGCAGCGCCCGACTCGAACCGGAAGTCGATGCCTTCTTGAGCGCTGCCAACGACTACAAAAGAACTACGTTGGGAGTGGGGTTCGCGTTTCA GCACTTGAAGGAGGTTGAAAAGGATCTGCAGGAGACAAGTCCTAGCCCGCTGAAAGCATTCTGGGAGCGCGACGTCTTCCACGCAGGAATAATCGACACTCCTGCCGAAGTACTCGGTCAGAAAATGAAGCAGGCCATCCTCACATTGAAG ATAATTGACGGCCTTCTAAACAGCCAGAGGGCGCTGGGTCACCGGGCGCTTAGTGTTCTTGCCGGACCAAATCCAGAGCAAGACTGGAGTGTCTTCCTGGCTGAGCGGTTCAA GGAGGCTCGCTTCACGCCGGACCTGGTCATAATGATCGGCCACTACAGGTTCGGTGACAACACCCTCAAGAACTGCGCAGTCATGCCTCCTACGCGGCACCCAGACGTCGAGTTACCGGATGACATCTTCAATGAATATTGCTTCGACCTG TCTGTCGGTGGGTTCGCTCTTCGTGAACTCCACACGAGGAACGTTTCGAGCCGTGGGTTCCTCTCGGTCACCATGAAGGGGCGCTGGACCGAGCCTGAACAGGGACAGCGGACGGACTTCTTCGCACGGTGCAAGCACAACCCCGACGCTGAGTCATTTGGCAGCTACACCGAA GTGTGCAGGCACAGTCGCTACGTGGCTAACCTCAAGTATGTGCCCGAGCACTACGCTATGCTGACGAGCCTCGACACCAGGGCTCGCGTTTTCACTTACGACAACGAGCGAGGAATAAGTGCCAAG CTTTGCAGGGTGAAAAGCGAGGAGCTGGACGTGAATTACGGCATCGCCGCCTTCGACGTGGACTATGACGATTACTCGAACATGTGCGGGTCCATCAACAAGTTTGGGAGACACAGCCGCCTCAAGACTCTGAGGAGGATTGTAGACTACTACAGGAGGCTCACGAGCAGCGATTTCGCAGAGCCATCGTGCATGGCGGTTGTTCCTTAA